A window from Corynebacterium singulare encodes these proteins:
- a CDS encoding Rv1476 family membrane protein, whose translation MKERLMIPAGVDVDNIAEQLSEDGVAFSNPELALDDALQEPIAESLRPNHGVAVVDVFPEKIPDLRDLATALQKETGLDTVILQAPMKVSAVSNSYDRAALEAAENSLPPGLDQATLLNDFYASADGFSAPWLAILGTIFCLAVLAGAMAFRSAAHDHRFISH comes from the coding sequence ATGAAGGAGAGACTCATGATCCCGGCTGGCGTAGACGTCGATAACATCGCCGAGCAGCTCTCGGAAGATGGCGTAGCCTTCTCTAATCCGGAACTGGCGCTTGACGACGCCCTCCAGGAACCCATCGCCGAGTCCCTCCGTCCCAATCACGGGGTAGCGGTCGTTGATGTCTTTCCTGAAAAGATTCCCGATCTACGAGATCTAGCGACCGCCCTACAAAAGGAGACTGGTCTCGACACCGTCATCCTTCAAGCCCCCATGAAGGTGTCGGCGGTAAGTAACTCCTATGACCGGGCAGCGCTCGAAGCCGCTGAGAATTCGCTGCCCCCAGGCCTCGATCAGGCCACACTCCTCAATGACTTCTACGCATCGGCCGATGGGTTCTCGGCGCCATGGCTTGCCATCCTGGGAACAATTTTCTGCCTAGCGGTGTTGGCGGGCGCTATGGCTTTCCGAAGCGCCGCCCACGATCACCGGTTCATCTCACACTAA
- a CDS encoding MarR family transcriptional regulator, translating to MLAVHARYRGRSVRRAELVQRSAAALSTLDGIGEFEVLGVEDICAVAYSASSICDVVMALLADGDWAIGIGVIPGEDASDKETRAVATAALKGSARAGHVYAKVDRRGRAAEANDIAATFALLGFVLNKRTMEGREATSLVRGGLNQNEAAEELGISKQAMSQRLQAAGWAAETAGWQLAVNLIERANTTH from the coding sequence GTGCTAGCAGTCCACGCGCGCTACCGCGGCCGTTCGGTGCGCCGCGCCGAATTGGTCCAACGTTCAGCCGCTGCCCTATCCACCTTGGATGGCATCGGTGAATTCGAGGTCCTAGGTGTGGAGGATATCTGCGCTGTGGCCTACTCGGCGTCCTCGATCTGCGATGTTGTCATGGCCCTACTTGCAGATGGCGATTGGGCCATCGGAATAGGCGTTATCCCCGGCGAAGACGCCAGCGACAAGGAAACTCGCGCAGTAGCTACGGCTGCATTGAAAGGCTCTGCACGCGCCGGCCACGTTTACGCCAAGGTTGACCGCCGTGGTCGTGCAGCTGAGGCCAATGACATCGCGGCCACTTTTGCACTCCTTGGTTTCGTCCTCAACAAACGCACCATGGAAGGCCGGGAAGCTACCTCGCTAGTGCGCGGGGGCCTCAACCAGAATGAGGCAGCTGAGGAGCTTGGAATCTCCAAGCAAGCCATGTCCCAGCGCCTGCAAGCGGCCGGCTGGGCTGCTGAGACCGCCGGTTGGCAGCTCGCGGTTAACCTCATCGAGCGTGCCAACACGACGCACTAG
- the can gene encoding aconitate hydratase yields MTESLNSFGAKKTLDVNGKSYDYFDINAVEGLEKLPYSLKVLAENQLRYEDGKNVTKDHINALANWDPSAEPDTEIQFTPARVLMQDFTGVPCVVDLATMREAIATLGGKPDQVNPLNPAEMVIDHSVIVEAFGSSDALEKNVEIEYERNQERYQFLRWGAENFSNFRVVPPGTGIVHQVNIEYLSRVVFDNEGVAYPDTCIGTDSHTTMENGLGILGWGVGGIEAEAAMLGQPVSMLIPRVVGFKLTGEIPTGVTATDVVLTITEMLREHGVVQKFVEFYGNGVKSVPLANRATIGNMSPEFGSTAAIFPIDEETIKYLELTGRPQEQIDRVEAYAKAQGMWLEQDAPEAKYSEYLELDLSTVVPSIAGPKRPQDRILLSEAKEQFRKDLPTYASGDVVADETTLAAKRMTSEGGDENSLVDVTGGLNKSRAGEGESAAKGGSGRQSNPVTVTSPNGGEYTLDHGMVAIASITSCTNTSNPSVMVGAGLIARKAAEKGLKSKPWVKTICAPGSQVVDGYFQRADLWKDLEALGFYLSGFGCTTCIGNSGPLPEEISNAINEHDLAATAVLSGNRNFEGRISPDVKMNYLASPIMVIAYAIAGTMDFDFETQALGQDQDGNDVFLKDIWPSPQEIEDTIQQAISRELYEADYADVFKGDDAWRSLDVPEGETFEWNEDSTYIRKAPYFDGMPTEPEPVEDIKGARVLAKLGDSVTTDHISPASSIKPGTPAAQYLDENGVERQDYNSLGSRRGNHEVMMRGTFANIRLQNQLVDVAGGYTRDFTQDGAPQAFIFDACENYKAADIPLVVLAGKEYGTGSSRDWAAKGTNLLGVKAVITESFERIHRSNLIGMGVIPLQFPEGESHESLGLDGTETFDIDGIAALNEGGIPKSVHVTATKESGETVEFDAKVRIDTPGEADYYRHGGILQFVLRQMVKA; encoded by the coding sequence GTGACTGAAAGCCTGAACTCCTTCGGTGCCAAGAAGACTCTTGATGTCAACGGTAAGTCCTACGACTACTTCGATATCAACGCGGTCGAGGGCCTGGAGAAGCTGCCGTACTCCCTCAAGGTGCTGGCTGAAAACCAGCTGCGCTACGAGGATGGCAAGAACGTAACCAAGGACCACATTAACGCTTTGGCGAACTGGGATCCGTCCGCTGAGCCGGACACCGAGATCCAGTTCACCCCGGCCCGCGTCCTCATGCAGGACTTCACCGGCGTCCCCTGTGTCGTTGACCTTGCCACCATGCGTGAGGCCATTGCCACCCTTGGTGGTAAGCCGGACCAGGTGAACCCGCTTAACCCGGCAGAGATGGTTATTGACCACTCCGTTATTGTTGAGGCCTTTGGCTCCTCCGACGCTCTGGAGAAGAACGTTGAGATCGAGTACGAGCGCAACCAGGAGCGCTACCAGTTCCTGCGCTGGGGTGCTGAGAACTTCTCCAACTTCCGCGTTGTGCCTCCGGGAACCGGTATTGTCCACCAGGTCAACATTGAGTACCTCTCCCGCGTCGTCTTCGACAACGAAGGCGTTGCTTACCCGGATACCTGTATTGGTACTGACTCCCACACCACCATGGAGAACGGCCTGGGCATCTTGGGCTGGGGTGTCGGCGGCATCGAGGCCGAGGCTGCCATGCTGGGCCAGCCGGTCTCCATGCTTATCCCGCGCGTCGTCGGTTTCAAGCTCACCGGCGAGATTCCGACCGGTGTGACGGCTACCGATGTTGTTCTGACCATCACCGAGATGCTCCGCGAGCACGGCGTGGTCCAGAAGTTCGTCGAGTTCTACGGCAACGGTGTGAAGTCTGTTCCGCTGGCTAACCGTGCCACCATCGGCAACATGTCCCCAGAGTTCGGCTCCACCGCTGCGATCTTCCCGATCGACGAGGAGACCATCAAGTACCTCGAGCTCACCGGCCGCCCGCAGGAGCAGATCGACCGCGTAGAGGCCTACGCCAAGGCTCAGGGCATGTGGCTCGAGCAAGACGCTCCGGAGGCTAAGTACTCCGAGTACCTCGAGCTGGACCTGTCCACTGTTGTTCCGTCCATCGCTGGTCCGAAGCGCCCGCAGGACCGCATCCTCCTTTCCGAGGCTAAGGAGCAGTTCCGTAAGGATCTGCCGACCTACGCTTCCGGTGACGTCGTCGCTGACGAGACCACTCTCGCCGCAAAGCGCATGACCTCCGAGGGTGGCGACGAGAACTCTCTCGTTGACGTCACTGGCGGTCTGAACAAGTCCCGCGCTGGTGAAGGTGAGTCCGCTGCCAAGGGCGGCTCCGGCCGTCAGTCCAACCCGGTGACCGTCACCTCCCCGAACGGCGGCGAGTACACCCTGGACCACGGCATGGTTGCTATCGCATCCATCACCTCCTGTACCAACACCTCTAACCCGTCCGTCATGGTCGGCGCCGGCCTCATTGCCCGCAAGGCAGCTGAGAAGGGCCTCAAGTCCAAGCCGTGGGTCAAGACCATTTGCGCTCCGGGTTCCCAGGTTGTGGACGGCTACTTCCAGCGTGCAGACCTGTGGAAGGACCTGGAAGCCCTAGGCTTCTACCTCTCCGGCTTTGGCTGCACCACCTGTATCGGTAACTCCGGCCCGCTGCCGGAAGAGATCTCCAACGCCATCAACGAGCATGACCTGGCTGCTACCGCAGTCCTGTCCGGTAACCGTAACTTCGAGGGTCGTATCTCCCCGGACGTCAAGATGAACTACTTGGCTTCCCCCATCATGGTTATCGCTTACGCTATTGCCGGCACCATGGACTTCGACTTCGAGACCCAGGCGCTGGGCCAAGACCAGGACGGCAACGATGTCTTCCTTAAGGACATCTGGCCTTCCCCGCAGGAGATCGAGGACACCATCCAGCAGGCTATCTCCCGCGAGCTCTACGAGGCTGACTACGCTGACGTCTTCAAGGGCGATGACGCATGGCGCAGCCTGGACGTTCCGGAGGGTGAGACCTTCGAGTGGAACGAGGACTCCACCTACATCCGCAAGGCTCCGTACTTCGACGGTATGCCGACTGAGCCGGAGCCGGTCGAGGACATCAAGGGCGCTCGCGTTCTGGCAAAGCTCGGTGACTCCGTCACGACCGACCACATCTCCCCCGCCTCCTCCATTAAGCCGGGCACCCCGGCCGCTCAGTACCTTGATGAGAACGGTGTGGAGCGCCAGGACTACAACTCCCTGGGTTCCCGTCGTGGTAACCACGAGGTCATGATGCGCGGTACCTTCGCCAACATCCGCCTCCAGAACCAGCTGGTCGACGTTGCTGGCGGCTACACCCGCGACTTCACCCAGGACGGCGCACCGCAGGCCTTCATCTTCGATGCTTGCGAGAACTACAAGGCTGCTGACATCCCGCTGGTCGTTCTGGCCGGCAAGGAGTACGGCACCGGTTCCTCCCGTGACTGGGCTGCCAAGGGCACCAACCTGCTGGGTGTCAAGGCCGTCATTACCGAGTCCTTTGAGCGTATCCACCGCTCCAACCTCATCGGTATGGGCGTTATCCCGCTGCAGTTCCCGGAGGGCGAGTCCCACGAGTCCCTCGGCCTCGACGGCACCGAGACCTTCGACATCGATGGCATCGCAGCCCTCAACGAAGGCGGCATTCCGAAGTCGGTACACGTCACCGCCACCAAGGAATCCGGCGAGACCGTCGAGTTCGATGCCAAGGTTCGCATCGACACGCCTGGTGAGGCCGACTACTACCGCCACGGCGGCATCCTGCAGTTCGTGCTGCGCCAGATGGTCAAGGCCTAA
- a CDS encoding TVP38/TMEM64 family protein, protein MNSGWVNSFGDYCRSLMHSAWHDVRGWTWHRWAIVTVAVAVSIALATLVDVPSIGALRSWSENLGSWFIAAFIAAYVFFTQFPIPRTVWTLAAGLLFGPWLGLGISLVALTISATLSLIIVRSLLGEWIRPHLSHPAVNKINVRLERRGWLAIASLRLVAGVPFSLLNYVAALTPIPITQFVLATLIGSIPTTAIGVFFGDALTGQTDPLTVIALIVAAALGVAGLVLDTRLPATPGVQGSVKREE, encoded by the coding sequence ATGAATTCAGGATGGGTAAACAGTTTCGGCGATTACTGTCGGTCGTTGATGCATTCCGCGTGGCACGACGTTCGCGGGTGGACGTGGCATCGTTGGGCCATAGTCACAGTTGCTGTAGCAGTGTCAATAGCTCTCGCAACGCTTGTAGACGTCCCATCCATCGGCGCTCTTCGCTCTTGGTCGGAGAACCTCGGCAGTTGGTTTATCGCAGCGTTCATCGCCGCCTATGTTTTCTTCACGCAATTTCCTATTCCACGAACCGTGTGGACACTGGCCGCAGGACTCCTCTTTGGGCCTTGGCTGGGACTCGGCATATCTCTGGTGGCTTTGACCATCTCTGCGACGTTGTCACTCATCATTGTCCGTAGTCTTCTTGGCGAGTGGATTCGCCCGCACTTGAGCCACCCAGCAGTAAATAAAATCAACGTCCGTCTCGAACGCCGCGGATGGCTAGCCATAGCCTCACTGCGCCTGGTCGCAGGAGTTCCATTTTCCTTATTAAACTATGTTGCGGCGTTGACGCCCATTCCCATAACCCAGTTTGTTCTCGCCACGCTCATCGGGTCCATCCCCACAACCGCCATCGGAGTCTTCTTTGGTGATGCCCTTACAGGTCAAACCGATCCCCTGACCGTGATAGCGCTCATCGTAGCTGCCGCGCTAGGTGTGGCAGGTCTTGTTCTCGACACGCGCTTGCCCGCCACCCCAGGCGTGCAAGGTTCGGTCAAGCGCGAGGAGTAG
- a CDS encoding ferrochelatase, giving the protein MTETQRTAPGAGFGTGQAPSTFDALLVLSFGGPEGNEEVVPFLENVTRGRGIPRERLEEVGEHYFHFDGVSPLNALNRDIIANLESELKDRGHNLPVYFGNRNWHPFGTEAVDQMAKDGVRNVAVFATSAWGGYSACRQYDEDITKLRDYVADKGYPEITFTKLRQFFDHPKFVGEMADAVREAYAEVAEEKLPKTRMLFTAHSVPTAHDSVGGAEGDKHIYSRQVAEASRLVAEAAGVKEYDLVWQSRSGNPATPWLEPDIVDHTTEIHKNDGIEAVVVCPIGFISDHMEVIWDLDSELQDAAGEMGVSVHRTRTAGPSQQFASLIIDLVDELEQGSQPESLGNVTVQGCTVNGAPCAEGCCDIWSLKKAH; this is encoded by the coding sequence ATGACTGAAACACAGCGTACGGCCCCCGGTGCTGGCTTCGGCACTGGCCAAGCACCCTCCACTTTTGACGCCCTCCTCGTTCTTTCTTTCGGTGGCCCGGAAGGAAACGAGGAGGTCGTCCCGTTTTTGGAGAATGTGACCCGCGGGCGAGGCATCCCGCGCGAGCGCTTGGAAGAAGTGGGCGAGCACTATTTCCACTTTGACGGCGTTAGCCCTCTTAACGCCCTCAATCGCGATATCATTGCCAACCTCGAGTCTGAGCTGAAAGATCGCGGACATAATCTACCCGTGTATTTTGGCAACCGTAACTGGCACCCTTTCGGCACAGAAGCCGTCGACCAGATGGCGAAAGACGGGGTTCGCAACGTCGCAGTGTTCGCTACGTCGGCCTGGGGAGGATACAGTGCCTGCCGCCAGTATGATGAGGACATCACCAAACTGCGTGACTACGTCGCGGACAAGGGATACCCTGAGATCACGTTTACTAAACTGCGCCAATTCTTCGATCATCCGAAGTTCGTGGGCGAGATGGCGGACGCGGTCCGTGAGGCTTACGCGGAAGTAGCGGAGGAAAAGCTACCGAAGACGCGCATGCTTTTTACTGCGCACTCGGTGCCCACGGCTCATGACTCCGTAGGAGGCGCTGAAGGCGATAAACACATCTATTCTCGTCAGGTTGCAGAAGCCTCTCGACTTGTCGCCGAAGCCGCCGGCGTCAAGGAGTACGACCTCGTGTGGCAGTCCCGCTCCGGGAACCCGGCCACTCCCTGGCTTGAGCCCGATATTGTCGATCACACCACCGAGATTCATAAGAACGATGGCATTGAAGCTGTAGTGGTCTGCCCGATCGGTTTCATTTCCGATCACATGGAGGTCATCTGGGATCTCGATTCAGAGTTGCAGGATGCCGCCGGTGAGATGGGTGTCAGTGTGCACCGCACCCGGACCGCAGGTCCTTCCCAACAGTTCGCATCACTGATCATCGACCTTGTGGATGAGCTAGAACAGGGCTCACAGCCTGAGTCACTAGGCAACGTCACCGTGCAGGGCTGCACCGTTAACGGTGCTCCGTGCGCTGAAGGTTGCTGCGATATTTGGTCGCTGAAAAAGGCACACTAG
- a CDS encoding DIP1281 family NlpC/P60 protein, giving the protein MATTSSFGFRRFKAAFTAIATTAVLSTVSSVTPAIAAEPEQLNIKQLLSSDNPSIADLAGAIAQVEERIAEAEAAIGSHREAVNRALVDLNDARTKAEQARRGTTTAREQLSLAEDEVAQAQAKLNDISRSAYRRANTSDSVSRAAGKDARSDMLERQALLRSQSDKQQGVLAQLEQERTKKANKESQLRKTQQLAERREEQATEAEASARQTLTDSEASIEESAAERVELLSQLTSLHEALNQAKGVDEEDKSTVPTRPSVQDESLTEADRGVHGTTAPVTEDPAAEDQPTEEAKKPEEPSASSSASASVATEESTVAEGPTAVEARNRTLQAQQTSPSVSPEQMKELSSAADTLSSDPNVKELSSKSADRKEHAGGSSFDPTSLDPETVALGIGVVGSVASIVAASQPSHSNSLTPDEIDALAQGSSKLFALQSEQSATGTTQSVSNQEASASTADTTTSEETSTESTSNSWGTRGEGDFEDEDSLASDVSDVLEELETTDSITDKATSKLGDASREAKIETVIQRATSQVGVPYAWGGGDANGPTQGIRDGGVADSHGDYNKIGFDCSGLVLYAFAGVGISLPHYTGYQYQKGEKIPTSEMERGDLIFYGPSGNQHVAIYLGDGTMVEAPQSGQNVSITPVRQGGMSPYAVRLL; this is encoded by the coding sequence GTGGCCACCACTTCATCCTTTGGCTTTCGTCGCTTTAAGGCAGCGTTTACTGCCATCGCGACCACAGCCGTATTGTCTACAGTCTCATCAGTCACGCCAGCCATAGCGGCGGAACCAGAGCAACTCAACATCAAGCAGCTGTTGTCGTCTGACAACCCATCCATCGCAGACCTTGCAGGGGCTATCGCTCAGGTAGAGGAACGCATTGCTGAGGCCGAGGCCGCGATTGGCTCACACCGTGAGGCAGTCAACCGAGCGCTCGTTGATCTCAATGATGCTCGCACGAAGGCCGAACAGGCGCGTCGCGGCACGACGACGGCCCGCGAGCAACTGAGCCTGGCAGAGGACGAGGTAGCTCAGGCTCAAGCAAAGCTCAACGATATTTCACGCTCTGCCTACCGCCGAGCAAACACCTCTGACTCGGTCTCTCGTGCAGCCGGCAAAGACGCTCGCTCCGACATGCTTGAGCGCCAGGCTCTTCTCCGTTCGCAATCCGACAAGCAGCAGGGCGTACTAGCCCAGCTCGAGCAGGAACGAACCAAGAAGGCAAACAAGGAGTCTCAGCTTCGGAAGACTCAACAACTTGCTGAACGGCGTGAGGAGCAGGCCACTGAGGCGGAAGCTTCAGCGCGCCAGACGCTTACAGACTCTGAAGCGTCAATCGAAGAATCGGCAGCCGAGCGTGTCGAGTTGCTCTCTCAGCTTACATCGCTCCATGAGGCTTTAAATCAAGCTAAGGGCGTTGACGAAGAAGATAAGTCAACCGTCCCGACTAGACCTAGCGTCCAGGACGAGAGCTTGACCGAAGCGGATCGGGGTGTCCATGGGACCACGGCACCGGTCACAGAAGACCCGGCCGCGGAAGACCAGCCGACTGAGGAGGCAAAGAAGCCTGAGGAGCCTTCGGCGTCCTCCAGCGCTTCAGCTTCCGTCGCAACTGAAGAATCTACTGTCGCCGAGGGGCCGACCGCGGTTGAGGCCCGCAACCGTACGCTCCAAGCGCAGCAAACCAGCCCTTCGGTATCGCCAGAGCAGATGAAGGAGCTCTCTAGCGCAGCGGATACCTTGTCGTCCGATCCGAATGTGAAGGAATTGTCCTCGAAGTCTGCAGACCGTAAGGAGCATGCGGGAGGAAGTTCCTTTGATCCGACATCACTTGACCCCGAAACCGTCGCTCTGGGCATCGGCGTCGTGGGTAGCGTTGCCTCCATTGTGGCAGCGTCCCAACCCAGCCACAGCAACAGTCTCACTCCCGATGAAATCGATGCACTAGCCCAGGGGTCATCGAAGCTCTTTGCCCTTCAATCGGAGCAGTCAGCGACGGGGACGACGCAGTCGGTATCGAACCAAGAGGCGTCGGCAAGCACTGCAGACACAACGACATCCGAGGAAACCTCCACGGAATCTACGTCGAACTCGTGGGGCACACGTGGTGAAGGGGACTTCGAAGATGAGGACTCTCTTGCCTCTGACGTGTCGGACGTTCTTGAGGAACTCGAAACGACCGATAGCATCACGGACAAGGCCACTTCCAAGCTTGGTGATGCTTCCCGTGAGGCGAAGATAGAAACCGTCATCCAGCGCGCTACTTCTCAGGTTGGCGTTCCTTATGCATGGGGTGGCGGCGACGCAAACGGACCGACCCAGGGTATTCGCGATGGCGGCGTCGCTGACTCTCACGGCGACTACAACAAGATTGGCTTCGATTGTTCCGGTCTCGTGCTCTATGCTTTCGCCGGCGTGGGCATCTCTCTACCGCACTACACCGGCTATCAGTACCAGAAGGGTGAGAAGATTCCGACCAGCGAGATGGAACGCGGTGACCTTATCTTCTATGGCCCCAGTGGCAACCAGCACGTAGCGATCTACCTTGGTGATGGCACCATGGTTGAGGCTCCACAGTCCGGTCAAAATGTCAGCATCACCCCAGTACGGCAAGGCGGAATGTCCCCGTATGCCGTGCGCCTACTTTAG
- a CDS encoding DUF3097 domain-containing protein encodes MNPRDPYGGDIFSGHARTKKPDYPEVPAEPGMVVEVRGDDFVGAVMGVDKTAWGPVVRLEDRYGVERVFNLVKGGFLVEGQPVTLTRYVEKQAPRKSNSGSRRVENLEAKVAAPSRIWVEGIHDAAIVEKVWGHDLRVEGVVVEYLEGLDNVEERLAEFQPGPGRRVGVLADHLVEGSKETRMTQTVGEHVLVTGHPFIDIWAAVKPERLGLRVWPEVPYGEDWKTGICQRVGWSDPKEGWSRVYNAVNSFRDLDSTLIGAVERLVDFVTTPELSKADLL; translated from the coding sequence ATGAATCCCCGAGACCCGTATGGCGGAGATATTTTCTCCGGTCACGCACGCACGAAGAAGCCGGACTACCCAGAGGTTCCTGCAGAGCCAGGCATGGTCGTCGAGGTTCGGGGAGATGACTTCGTGGGGGCGGTCATGGGCGTTGACAAGACGGCCTGGGGCCCAGTGGTACGACTGGAGGACCGCTACGGTGTCGAGCGAGTGTTCAACCTTGTCAAGGGTGGGTTTCTGGTAGAAGGCCAGCCGGTGACTCTGACTCGCTACGTGGAGAAGCAGGCACCCCGCAAATCCAATTCAGGCTCGCGTCGCGTGGAAAATCTTGAGGCCAAGGTAGCTGCTCCCTCTCGCATCTGGGTAGAGGGAATCCACGATGCCGCGATCGTGGAAAAGGTCTGGGGCCATGACCTCCGGGTGGAAGGTGTTGTCGTTGAATACCTTGAAGGGCTCGACAACGTAGAGGAGCGCCTCGCAGAGTTTCAGCCGGGCCCCGGCCGCCGCGTTGGTGTACTGGCAGACCACCTAGTCGAGGGCTCTAAAGAAACGCGTATGACCCAGACTGTCGGCGAGCACGTGCTCGTGACGGGACATCCCTTCATCGATATTTGGGCAGCAGTTAAGCCGGAGCGTCTTGGGCTGCGGGTCTGGCCAGAGGTTCCCTATGGCGAGGACTGGAAAACGGGGATCTGCCAGCGAGTGGGCTGGTCCGATCCGAAGGAAGGCTGGAGCCGCGTCTACAACGCGGTGAATTCCTTCCGAGATCTCGATTCCACGCTGATTGGCGCGGTTGAACGGCTTGTGGACTTTGTAACCACTCCGGAGCTCTCGAAAGCTGACTTGCTATAA
- a CDS encoding DedA family protein, with translation MNTIHHLASYMDAATLLQAFGPWVIAGIALVVFVESGVLFPFLPGDSLLVTAAILREDLHVSIWLLVLVGIAAAVAGDQVGYWIGHRWGRGLFKDEAKLLKLEYLKSAEDFFRKHGPLALILGRFVPIVRTFVPVAAGAAGMQYKNFVGWNVSGAVAWVASMNMVGVFLGTIPGIADSIEKIMLLIVALSVTPIVIKSLYSYIEGKKKATAVETS, from the coding sequence GTGAACACGATCCATCACCTTGCGTCATACATGGACGCGGCGACCCTCCTGCAAGCCTTTGGTCCGTGGGTTATCGCCGGCATCGCACTAGTAGTTTTCGTGGAGTCCGGTGTGCTTTTTCCCTTCCTTCCGGGAGATTCCTTGCTGGTGACCGCAGCAATCCTCCGAGAAGACCTGCATGTGTCAATCTGGCTGCTTGTACTTGTCGGCATTGCTGCGGCTGTTGCGGGAGACCAAGTGGGGTATTGGATTGGCCACCGCTGGGGCCGCGGACTATTTAAAGATGAAGCGAAACTTCTCAAGCTGGAGTACCTGAAATCAGCCGAAGATTTCTTCCGCAAGCACGGACCTCTCGCATTGATTCTCGGCCGCTTCGTCCCGATTGTTCGCACCTTCGTTCCCGTCGCTGCCGGCGCAGCAGGGATGCAGTATAAGAACTTTGTGGGGTGGAACGTCAGTGGTGCCGTCGCATGGGTAGCGTCCATGAATATGGTCGGTGTCTTTCTTGGCACCATCCCCGGCATCGCAGATTCGATTGAGAAGATCATGCTTCTCATCGTTGCTCTCTCTGTGACGCCGATCGTTATTAAGAGCCTTTACAGCTACATTGAGGGAAAGAAAAAGGCCACGGCTGTGGAAACGTCCTAA
- a CDS encoding YbhB/YbcL family Raf kinase inhibitor-like protein, whose product MTSNTSNNSASTPNYAADARFPGPDPYAPLGDVPAFTVTSSDIEEGAEVAERFRAPENVSPQLSWSDVPEGTKSFAVTCFDPDAPTGSGFWHWAAFNIPADVRELPTGAGAVEDLGHEGVISLRGDSGQRVYYGPQPPAGHAPHRYLFAVHAVDVEKLDIDPDSTPTVLGFNLFFHTLGRAVTWGWYEAH is encoded by the coding sequence ATGACTAGCAACACATCCAACAACAGTGCTTCCACTCCGAACTATGCTGCGGACGCTCGCTTTCCGGGCCCCGACCCCTACGCGCCGTTGGGAGACGTGCCCGCGTTCACCGTGACCTCTTCCGATATCGAGGAAGGCGCGGAAGTTGCAGAGCGTTTCCGTGCACCGGAGAATGTGTCCCCGCAGCTGTCGTGGAGTGATGTACCTGAAGGCACTAAATCTTTCGCCGTCACGTGCTTCGATCCAGATGCACCAACCGGTTCCGGATTCTGGCACTGGGCAGCCTTCAACATCCCGGCGGATGTTCGTGAACTCCCGACAGGGGCTGGCGCTGTCGAAGATTTGGGTCACGAGGGCGTTATCAGCTTGCGCGGTGATTCTGGCCAGCGTGTCTACTACGGGCCACAGCCGCCGGCTGGTCATGCCCCGCACCGCTACCTCTTTGCGGTTCACGCGGTGGACGTGGAGAAGTTGGACATCGACCCTGATTCGACGCCCACTGTGTTGGGCTTCAACCTCTTCTTCCATACACTGGGCCGTGCAGTTACGTGGGGTTGGTACGAGGCTCATTAA